CACCTCCGGCAGATTCAGCAGATGGATGCTGGCCGCGCGTGGGGCGGGAACATGGCCGTAGATTTCCTCGGCGGTATAGGGCAGCAGCGGCGCCATGATCCGAAGCAGCGCGTCCAGGATTTGCAGCAGCGCGGTTTGAGCCGAGCGGCGCGAACTGGACGTGGGTGCATCGCAATAAAGCCGGTCGCGCACCACCTCGAAATAGAGCGCACTCAGATCCACCACCGCAAAGTTGACCAAGGCGTTGTAAACAGCTTGGAAATCGTAGCGCTCATAGGCCGCACGCGTAACCTGTTTGAGCCGCTCCAAGCGGGTTAGGATGAAGCGATCGAACTCCGCCATCGCATCCGGCTTGAGCTGGTCGAGGGCCGGGTCGAAGTCGTACAGATTGCCCAGCAGATAGCGCGCAGTGTTGCGCAACTTGCGATAGGATTCAGCAACCGCCACAAACAGCTCGTCGCCCACCCGCATATCGGCGGCATAATCGACCGAGGCGAACACTAGACGGATAACGTCGGCACCCACCCGTGCGACCACCTCGGCGGCGTTCTCCACGTTGCCCAACGACTTGGACATCTTGCGGCCCAACTCATCGAGAGTCAGGCCATTGGTGATCACGCTGCGATAGGGTGCGGCCTGGCGAATCGCGGTGGCGGTAATCAGCGAGACCTGGAACCATCCGCGATGCTGGTCCACGCCTTCGATATAGAGATCCGCGGGCCAATGCAGCTCGGGCCGGCGCGCCAACACCGCCGCCTGCGAACAGCCGGAATCAAACCAGACGTCCAGAATGTCTTCGGTCTTCTCGAATCGGCTGGCGCCGCAATTTACACAAAGCTCACCCGCGCCGAAATCCTCGGCCGGTCGCGCGTACCAGGCGTCCGAGCCCTCGGCCGCGAAAATCTCTTCGGCCCGACGCAAAACCGTGGGGCTAAGGCTGACCTCGCCGCAGCCGCTGCAGCGCAGGGCGGGAATCGGCACACCCCAGGCGCGCTGGCGCGACAAGCACCAATCGGGGCGGCTCTCCATCATGTTCTTGATGCGATCGCGCGACCATCGCGGAATCCAGTTGACCTGTTCGATCTCGGCCAGTGCGCGCTGGCGCAAATCCTGGTGATCGATTTGAAGAAACCATTGCTGGGTGGCGCGAAAGATCAGCGGATTTTTGCATCGCCAGCAATGGGGATAGCTGTGGCTGAGTTCCCGGGCCTGCAACAAGGCGCCGGCCGCGCGCAGATCCTCGACGATAGGCCCGTTGGCATCGAACACTCGCATCCCGGCATATGCGCCCGCCTGCGCGGTGAAGACGCCACCCTCGTCCACCGGGGTCAAGGGCGCCAACTGGTACTTGCCACCCACCACGAAGTCCTCGTAGCCGTGGCCCGGCGCGGTGTGGACCAAACCGGTGCCGGCCTCCAGCGTGACGTGCTCGCCGAACATCAACTTGACGTCGCGCGCGGCCAGCGGATGGCGAAAAATGTCCTTACCGTCCAGCGCGTGGAGCGCGGTGGGGCTCAGCGGAATGCGCCTGATCGCACGCCGGCCGATGGCCTGCTCGAAATTCTCCACCAGCCTGGCGGCCACGATATACAACGCGCCGTCCAGCTCCAAGGCCTCGTAGGCAAAGCCAGGGTTCAGACTGATGCCCAGGTTGGCGGGTAAGGTCCATGGTGTGGTGGTCCAAATTACCGCCAACAGTCGGCCTTGCCGATGCGCCTCGCTCAGCAGCGGACCATCGACCGGATCCGCCGCGAGTGCATCCGCTTGGCCAACTTCCTGGTTGATCCTGAAAGCGACGTAAATGGAGGGCGAGGAATGGTCGTGATATTCGACCTCGGCCTCGGCCAGGGCAGTGCGGCAATCAAAGCACCAATGGACTGGGCGCAGACCGCGGTAGACGTAGCCCTGCTCCACCAGCTCGCGTAAGACTGCAATTTCGGCGGCGTCATAGGCAGGGCTGAAGGTGAGGTAGGGATTACTCCAGTCGGCGATCACGCCTAAGCGGCGGAAATCCTGGCGCTGCGCCTCGATGTAGCGCTGAGCATGCTCACGGCAAAGCTTGCGCAACGCCAGCTTGGGCAGGCTACGCGCCTTGCTCCCCAGCTTGCGCGAGACCTGATGCTCGATCGGCATCCCATGGCAATCCCAACCCGGCACAAACGGCGTCCGGAAGCCCATCATGGCACGCGAGCGAATAATGAAATCCTTGAGAATCTTGTTTAGCGCGGTACCAATATGTACTTCGCCGTTGGCGTAAGGCGGCCCGTCGTGCAGCACGTACGTGGGCGCTCCTTCTCGGGCCCGGAGAAACTCACGGTAGAGGTCGAGAGCGTCCCAGCGGGCTAAAATCGCCGGCTCCCGCTGGGGCAGGTTGGCCTTCATCGGAAAGTCGGTACGAGGCAGACACAGGGTATTTTTGTAATCTGAACTGGCCACAGTATGGTCGCGATTCCGGCGCCCGCAGGCGCCTTGGTAAGCTCTTTACACCAAAGCCAAGGGAGTCTGATTAGCTTAACTGATACCCACGGGCCGCGCGAGTAGCTTGGCCGGCAACGGCCCGCAGGGCTTGTGTCGTGATTAGACTTTGCCGATAAGCTGGCGTTCCACCTGCGCGATTACCGCCAGCACGCCCGCCACATCGGCGGCGCGCGGCGCGACCAGCAGCCGCCCGACCCCGACATCGGCAAAGCGACGCGCCAGGTCGAGATCGAGTTTGGGCTCGGCCTTGGGCGTAATCGTTATCTCGAACTCATCCAGCCGCCGACCGTGGCGGGCGCAAGCCTTGCGCAGGCCGGCGATCGCCGCCACTGCATCCTCCAGGCTCATATCGTAGCCGTACCATCCTCGCCCACTGCGCACGGTACGGCCAAAGGCATACGGCGTACGTCCGCCCCAGACGATTTCCGGGGTCGGTCGTTGTACTGGCCGAGGTTCCGCGCGAATCCCGCTAAAAGAGAAAAAGCGGCCGTGAAATTCGGGCCGCTCCATGTTCCACACCGCTTTCATCGCGGCCAAAGCTTCCTCCGCCCGCGGCCCGCGGTCCTGAAAGGGGATACCCAGAGCCTTGAATTCCGCCTCGGCGCTGCCGATCCCAAGCCCCAGGATCAGTCGGCCGCCGCATAGCACATCCAGCGTGGCTATCTCCTTGGCCAGGACCAGGGGATTGCGCTGGGGCAGCAGGATGATTCCGGTGCCAAAGCGCAACGTGCGGGTGTGGCCGGCGGCAAATGCGATCGTGCCGATCAGGTCCAGAATCGGCTTGTCTGGCGGCATTCGAAACTGCGGATCGGGCAGCACCAGATGTTCGCCGCCCCAAAAGCTCTCGAAACCCGCCTGCTCGGCGGCGCGCGCAACGGTAGCGATCGCTTCAGGCCCCACGCACGGATGGGTATTGATTTCGAAAAGTCCGAATTTCATCACTTCTCCCCGAAGGCTGCGGCGACGCGCTCGCCGATTGTTCCGAATTGTTGGGCGCAGACACCCTTCCCTGCCAACTGCGTGGGAGAAGAGTCAAGAGAACAGCGTCCTGCGCCAAACCAAGGCTCGATGGGCAAGAAAACGGCTTCCCTTCGCGAAACCTGCAAGGCCGGCCGCTATGTCACGACCCTCGAGCTTACCGCGGGGCTTTCGTACTCCTCTGACCCGCTCACTTTGCGGGAGCGGGCCAGCCTCACGCTGGCCGCGTGCTTTCTGCGCCCCGCGTGACGCGCGGGTGAGGGTGCGGCCGCCGCCCGCCGTGCCAAGCTTTTTGTTTTAGGGCACCCCAATCTCTCCTGGAGGAAGAGCCGTATACTTGTACCCCGGTTCCTATTCGCACTAACCCGCCAATGGTTCCATGTTAGCGAATCGGTGAGAACGAAGCTGGGATCAGGATGGAGTTCTCCGCCTTGACCAGCAGATCACCCATCGGCGGCGGCCAGGAGCCGTCCTTCATCGCCTCCGCCCGAATCCGCTCGCGCTCGGCATAATCCTGATAAGCCCAAATATGAAGCCACTGGTTGAGTGGTCCTACCTCGCTGTACCAGCCCGCGATAAAGGGTGAGAGCTTGGCCCGTTTCTCAATCCGCTCGCTCCAGTTCTTGATCAAGGTGGGGATGCCGCCGGGCCGAATCGTGTAGCGGCGCATCTCTACCAGCGAACCGAGTTGCGCCGGAACCAGCGGAGGGGAAAACGGCGCGGGCATGAAGATTTCGGTCTTCTGCTCGACCAGAAATTCCTGCAGGGCCGGCGGCCAGCCTTCTACCTTGCCGGCGGCTGCGCGAATCTGCTCGCGATGGGCCTGACTCTCGTAGGGCCAGACGTGGATAATCTGGTTGAGCTGGCCGATTTCGCTATGCCAGAAGGCGGCCAAAGGAGAGAGCTTGATACGCCCGGGCAAGGCCCGCTCGAACGCCGCCTCGGCCGCTCTCACGCTGCCCATCTTAACCATATAAGTCCGCATTTCGTAGATCATGTGCCGCTCTCCATAAGTGCTGGTTGCGGGGCGCGCTCAGAGGCGCGTCGCCGTTACTCGTGAGCCTCGGCCGCCACGCTGGAGGGCCAGCCCGGGCGCGCCGGCGCCGCCACGATCCGGCCGTCGGGCGCGACCGACACCCTGGGAAAATTGCGATAGATTTCCTGCCAATCGCGCTCTTCCTTCATCAGCAGATCGCCGGCGTGAACCGCCAAGT
The DNA window shown above is from Candidatus Binataceae bacterium and carries:
- the ileS gene encoding isoleucine--tRNA ligase — protein: MASSDYKNTLCLPRTDFPMKANLPQREPAILARWDALDLYREFLRAREGAPTYVLHDGPPYANGEVHIGTALNKILKDFIIRSRAMMGFRTPFVPGWDCHGMPIEHQVSRKLGSKARSLPKLALRKLCREHAQRYIEAQRQDFRRLGVIADWSNPYLTFSPAYDAAEIAVLRELVEQGYVYRGLRPVHWCFDCRTALAEAEVEYHDHSSPSIYVAFRINQEVGQADALAADPVDGPLLSEAHRQGRLLAVIWTTTPWTLPANLGISLNPGFAYEALELDGALYIVAARLVENFEQAIGRRAIRRIPLSPTALHALDGKDIFRHPLAARDVKLMFGEHVTLEAGTGLVHTAPGHGYEDFVVGGKYQLAPLTPVDEGGVFTAQAGAYAGMRVFDANGPIVEDLRAAGALLQARELSHSYPHCWRCKNPLIFRATQQWFLQIDHQDLRQRALAEIEQVNWIPRWSRDRIKNMMESRPDWCLSRQRAWGVPIPALRCSGCGEVSLSPTVLRRAEEIFAAEGSDAWYARPAEDFGAGELCVNCGASRFEKTEDILDVWFDSGCSQAAVLARRPELHWPADLYIEGVDQHRGWFQVSLITATAIRQAAPYRSVITNGLTLDELGRKMSKSLGNVENAAEVVARVGADVIRLVFASVDYAADMRVGDELFVAVAESYRKLRNTARYLLGNLYDFDPALDQLKPDAMAEFDRFILTRLERLKQVTRAAYERYDFQAVYNALVNFAVVDLSALYFEVVRDRLYCDAPTSSSRRSAQTALLQILDALLRIMAPLLPYTAEEIYGHVPAPRAASIHLLNLPEVSAAGNAELETRWQALLEVRTVALKLLEDLRQAGMIGAPLEAHLELAVPPGDPLENILRQAGEQLRELFVVAEVELMPAARAEQFRARLEGESGRLEEGFVRLSQHPPLLILGRRSEGHKCPRCWTYHREPTELCPRCRAVIEAAASH
- a CDS encoding LLM class F420-dependent oxidoreductase, yielding MKFGLFEINTHPCVGPEAIATVARAAEQAGFESFWGGEHLVLPDPQFRMPPDKPILDLIGTIAFAAGHTRTLRFGTGIILLPQRNPLVLAKEIATLDVLCGGRLILGLGIGSAEAEFKALGIPFQDRGPRAEEALAAMKAVWNMERPEFHGRFFSFSGIRAEPRPVQRPTPEIVWGGRTPYAFGRTVRSGRGWYGYDMSLEDAVAAIAGLRKACARHGRRLDEFEITITPKAEPKLDLDLARRFADVGVGRLLVAPRAADVAGVLAVIAQVERQLIGKV
- a CDS encoding NIPSNAP family protein, with the protein product MIYEMRTYMVKMGSVRAAEAAFERALPGRIKLSPLAAFWHSEIGQLNQIIHVWPYESQAHREQIRAAAGKVEGWPPALQEFLVEQKTEIFMPAPFSPPLVPAQLGSLVEMRRYTIRPGGIPTLIKNWSERIEKRAKLSPFIAGWYSEVGPLNQWLHIWAYQDYAERERIRAEAMKDGSWPPPMGDLLVKAENSILIPASFSPIR